From Pseudomonadota bacterium, a single genomic window includes:
- the lptG gene encoding LPS export ABC transporter permease LptG — MTLIDRYIVINFLKAAAVVLVLLLVLFSFLALTDELDEVGQGSFTTVDAIAVVILTLPTRIIDLLPVTALLASVLGLGALANHGELLALRAAGMSPWRIARGLLMLMAMVVVVAMVARATLIPQVERQAQEYRSKTLPQTALGGAEFWSRHENRFIRVGGVDFGRIPRDIEIYELGVRGRLQRLLQAHKADIVDDRKWLLHDVEERVLGEDSVQHKRMATLSWQSFLTPEQMATLIAPAHALSVFDLYAYIHEMEGSGVDTRRYQAMLWQQLALPTALFAMTLLGLPFVLASLQSRTPGLRVVLGGAAGIGFYLFDQITSHLSTLLDLPPAPTALAPSALLLLLAVIGISRTA; from the coding sequence ATGACGCTCATCGACCGCTACATCGTCATCAATTTCCTGAAAGCGGCGGCGGTGGTGCTGGTCCTGCTGCTGGTGCTGTTCAGCTTCCTGGCCCTGACCGATGAACTGGACGAGGTCGGCCAGGGCAGCTTCACCACAGTCGATGCCATCGCGGTCGTGATCCTGACCTTGCCGACGCGCATCATCGACCTGCTGCCGGTGACCGCGCTGCTGGCGTCGGTACTGGGTCTCGGCGCGCTGGCCAATCACGGCGAACTGTTGGCCCTGCGCGCCGCCGGCATGTCGCCGTGGCGCATCGCGCGCGGGCTCTTGATGCTGATGGCGATGGTGGTGGTGGTGGCCATGGTCGCGCGCGCGACGCTCATTCCGCAGGTGGAACGCCAGGCCCAGGAATACCGCTCCAAGACCTTGCCGCAGACCGCGCTCGGCGGCGCCGAGTTCTGGAGTCGCCACGAGAACCGCTTCATCCGCGTTGGCGGCGTCGACTTCGGCCGCATACCGCGTGACATCGAAATCTATGAGCTCGGTGTACGCGGGCGCCTGCAACGCCTCCTGCAGGCGCACAAGGCCGACATCGTCGACGACCGTAAATGGCTGCTGCACGACGTCGAGGAACGCGTGCTGGGCGAAGACTCGGTGCAGCACAAGCGCATGGCCACGCTGAGCTGGCAGAGTTTCCTGACGCCCGAACAGATGGCGACGCTGATCGCGCCGGCCCATGCGCTGTCGGTGTTCGACCTTTACGCCTACATCCACGAAATGGAAGGCTCGGGCGTCGACACGCGCCGCTACCAGGCCATGCTATGGCAACAGCTGGCGCTGCCGACCGCGCTGTTCGCGATGACCCTGCTGGGCTTGCCCTTCGTGCTGGCCAGCCTGCAAAGCCGCACGCCGGGCCTGCGCGTGGTGCTGGGCGGCGCGGCGGGCATCGGCTTTTATCTTTTCGATCAGATCACGAGCCATCTCTCGACGCTGCTCGACCTGCCACCGGCGCCGACCGCGCTGGCGCCGTCGGCGCTGCTGCTGTTGCTGGCGGTGATCGGCATCAGCCGCACCGCCTGA
- a CDS encoding metallophosphoesterase: protein MSVRLLHLTDPHLSSLGDVSPWGLRGKRRLGFLSWWSKRRHHLRAETLARVTRAACGEGADLALVTGDLVHIGLASELVEARAWLDTLAVSQPVVLAPGNHDCYRADTVLGIEQQWSAYLHGDEGAHFPRLVERDEISVIALSSAEPMPWWSAGGRVGAAQLESLAQMLAQSSGRFRCVMLHHAPLPGQAPARKDLADAVELTALLRRHQVELVLHGHLHHNATRVVDERMRVMVSAPASSAVARNPASYRVFEIRRDGATWQVDCALKCESAEGVMMLHQRERWSVPVL, encoded by the coding sequence GTGAGCGTTCGTCTGCTGCATCTTACCGACCCGCACCTGAGTTCTCTCGGTGACGTTTCGCCGTGGGGCCTGCGCGGCAAGCGCCGTCTCGGATTTTTGTCCTGGTGGAGCAAACGGCGACACCACCTGCGCGCCGAAACGCTCGCGCGCGTGACACGCGCCGCCTGTGGCGAGGGCGCCGACCTGGCGCTGGTGACCGGTGATCTCGTGCACATCGGCCTCGCCTCGGAGCTGGTCGAAGCGCGCGCCTGGCTCGACACCCTGGCGGTCAGCCAGCCGGTGGTGCTGGCGCCCGGCAATCATGATTGCTACCGCGCCGACACCGTGCTCGGCATCGAACAGCAGTGGTCCGCCTACCTGCACGGCGACGAGGGCGCACACTTCCCGCGCCTGGTCGAGCGTGACGAGATCTCGGTCATCGCCCTGTCCTCCGCCGAGCCCATGCCGTGGTGGTCGGCCGGCGGACGCGTGGGCGCGGCGCAGCTCGAGTCACTGGCGCAAATGCTCGCGCAATCGTCGGGCCGTTTCCGCTGCGTGATGCTGCACCACGCGCCCCTGCCCGGGCAGGCGCCGGCGCGCAAGGATCTCGCCGATGCCGTCGAACTCACCGCGCTGCTGCGCCGGCATCAAGTCGAACTGGTGCTGCACGGTCATCTGCATCACAACGCCACACGGGTGGTCGATGAGCGCATGCGGGTGATGGTGTCGGCGCCGGCCTCGAGCGCGGTCGCGCGCAATCCCGCCTCCTACCGCGTGTTCGAGATCCGGCGTGACGGTGCGACCTGGCAGGTCGACTGCGCGCTCAAGTGCGAAAGCGCCGAGGGCGTCATGATGCTCCACCAGCGCGAGCGCTGGTCGGTGCCGGTGTTGTGA
- a CDS encoding CDP-alcohol phosphatidyltransferase family protein has product MASIACILGDHPLRLWGLSSRERLTRQLRAAGFTTIVTELGAVSATDTVLLVHAGYLFEQRTISALARQQDALLECPRDGGLAGAIANGARAAEFAAALTTASATRPTDARLLRPAELEHYDDHLRRVEPPLLEPMREEQRDALESVLYGNAYKGITDLVTKWLWPRPARRVVGWCANAGITPNMVTVTGLLLVLAATWLFAHGAFVSGLACGWLMTLLDTVDGKLARVTVQSSKLGHWLDHGMDIVHPPFWYVLWGTGLGASIAPDTGQLMVQLIIGGYIAGRALEALFHALGSCSMFAWRPFDAYFRLVTARRNPCLIIMTACVLAGRPDWAFYGVALWTAGSSAVMALRLAYATLERLRHGPLRSWLTDPAAATVHAQAYRTFAGTRGAYG; this is encoded by the coding sequence ATGGCCAGCATCGCCTGCATACTCGGAGACCATCCGCTGCGCTTGTGGGGATTGAGTTCGCGTGAACGCCTGACGCGCCAACTACGCGCCGCTGGCTTCACCACCATCGTCACCGAACTCGGCGCCGTGAGCGCCACCGACACCGTGCTGCTGGTACACGCCGGCTACCTGTTCGAGCAACGCACCATCAGCGCCCTCGCCAGGCAGCAAGATGCGTTGCTGGAATGCCCACGCGATGGTGGCCTGGCGGGCGCCATCGCGAACGGCGCGCGCGCCGCCGAATTCGCCGCGGCCCTGACCACCGCCAGCGCGACGCGCCCGACGGATGCGCGTCTTCTGCGACCGGCCGAGCTCGAACATTACGACGACCATCTGCGCCGTGTCGAACCGCCGCTGCTGGAACCGATGCGCGAAGAACAGCGCGACGCGCTGGAGAGCGTGCTCTACGGCAACGCCTACAAGGGCATCACCGATCTCGTCACCAAGTGGCTGTGGCCGCGCCCCGCGCGTCGCGTGGTCGGCTGGTGCGCGAACGCCGGCATCACGCCCAACATGGTCACCGTCACCGGCCTGCTGCTGGTGCTGGCCGCCACTTGGCTGTTCGCCCATGGCGCATTCGTCAGCGGCCTCGCATGCGGCTGGCTGATGACCCTGCTCGACACCGTCGACGGCAAGCTCGCGCGCGTCACGGTGCAATCGAGCAAGCTCGGCCACTGGCTGGACCATGGCATGGACATCGTCCATCCACCGTTCTGGTACGTGCTGTGGGGCACGGGACTCGGCGCCAGCATCGCGCCGGACACCGGGCAGCTGATGGTGCAATTGATCATCGGCGGCTATATCGCCGGGCGCGCGTTGGAAGCGCTGTTCCATGCGCTCGGCAGTTGCAGCATGTTTGCCTGGCGTCCCTTCGACGCCTATTTCCGCCTGGTCACCGCGCGGCGCAATCCCTGCCTCATCATCATGACGGCATGCGTGTTGGCGGGTCGCCCCGACTGGGCTTTCTACGGTGTCGCGCTGTGGACCGCCGGCAGCAGCGCGGTGATGGCCTTGCGCCTCGCCTACGCCACGCTCGAACGCCTGCGTCATGGTCCCTTGCGCTCGTGGCTGACCGACCCGGCGGCCGCCACCGTGCACGCACAGGCCTATCGCACTTTCGCCGGCACCCGCGGTGCCTATGGCTGA
- a CDS encoding lipopolysaccharide biosynthesis protein has translation MLRDWLQIPALKRVLQNFMVLASGRAAGGVLGFIATLLSARALGPEDFGVVAMISAYVLVVRGFCNIKPFEAIVRYGVALADDHDLEGLARLLRVSLALDAVSALSGTMIAVLVAWLGGPLMGWSSSTTTVAMGYSLILLGSGTATASGSLRIFDRFDAISHVQVFSSVWRLAGVVLVTQLGAASVSTIAAVWATAQFTQYLGTSWYGARVVFARMSWRRLRGPLDLGEMGRSHPGIWSFLNVIYWQATLDLVPKSLGTLYAGALLGPHGAAMFRIAREFANVVAKPALLVRQAIYPDLARLRHRRDDAFNKVVVSMAAMMGIPALLLAVASLWLGAPLLKLAVGENYVPAAGLLTWLIAAATLEMAASPLRPAGYALGCAKAMLAVQVVASVVFIAAFQGLTPALGVTGPGVATVAMSLVTLLGMAFAVRRALTPAA, from the coding sequence ATGTTGCGCGACTGGTTGCAAATACCGGCGCTGAAACGCGTCCTGCAGAATTTCATGGTACTGGCCAGCGGACGCGCCGCCGGCGGCGTACTGGGCTTCATCGCGACCCTGCTCAGCGCTCGCGCGCTGGGGCCCGAAGACTTCGGCGTGGTGGCGATGATCAGCGCCTACGTGCTGGTGGTGCGCGGCTTCTGCAACATCAAGCCCTTCGAGGCCATCGTGCGCTATGGCGTGGCGCTGGCGGACGATCACGATCTGGAGGGACTCGCGCGCCTGCTGCGCGTGTCGCTGGCGCTCGATGCCGTCAGCGCGCTGTCCGGCACGATGATCGCGGTGCTGGTGGCCTGGCTTGGTGGGCCGCTGATGGGCTGGTCATCGTCGACCACCACCGTCGCCATGGGGTACAGCCTGATCCTGCTGGGCTCCGGCACGGCGACGGCCAGCGGCTCGTTGCGCATCTTCGATCGATTCGATGCCATCAGCCACGTACAGGTGTTTTCCAGCGTGTGGCGCCTGGCCGGCGTGGTGCTGGTCACGCAACTCGGCGCCGCCAGTGTCAGCACCATCGCCGCGGTATGGGCCACCGCGCAGTTCACACAGTACCTCGGCACCTCCTGGTATGGCGCCAGGGTGGTGTTCGCGCGCATGTCGTGGCGGCGCCTGCGCGGCCCGCTGGACCTCGGTGAAATGGGCCGCAGCCATCCGGGCATCTGGAGTTTCCTCAACGTCATCTATTGGCAGGCGACGCTGGATCTCGTGCCGAAATCCCTCGGCACTTTGTACGCCGGTGCGTTGCTCGGTCCACATGGCGCGGCCATGTTCCGCATCGCGCGCGAGTTCGCCAACGTCGTGGCCAAGCCCGCGCTGCTGGTACGCCAGGCCATCTATCCCGACCTGGCGCGGCTGCGCCATCGGCGTGACGACGCCTTCAACAAGGTGGTGGTGAGCATGGCAGCGATGATGGGCATCCCGGCGCTGCTGCTGGCGGTGGCCTCGCTGTGGCTGGGCGCGCCGCTGCTGAAACTGGCGGTGGGTGAGAACTACGTGCCGGCGGCCGGCCTGCTCACCTGGCTGATAGCGGCGGCCACGCTTGAAATGGCGGCCTCGCCCCTGCGCCCGGCCGGCTACGCGCTCGGTTGCGCGAAGGCGATGCTGGCGGTGCAGGTAGTGGCCTCGGTGGTGTTCATCGCCGCCTTTCAGGGCCTGACTCCGGCGCTGGGTGTGACCGGCCCGGGCGTGGCGACGGTCGCCATGTCGCTGGTCACGCTGCTCGGCATGGCCTTCGCGGTGCGGCGCGCGCTCACGCCCGCCGCGTGA
- a CDS encoding aminotransferase class I/II-fold pyridoxal phosphate-dependent enzyme, whose product MGLLDKFETARQTRDTLSALPLNPTDVVIEEVVSATEAIIHGRRTIMAGTNNYLGLTFDADAIAAGQAALAACGTGTTGSRMANGTYRDHLLLEAELAAFFDTPYAMVFSTGYSANLGSLAALLAPGDPVLLDSEAHASLFDGCRLSGADIFRFKHNDADSLASRLRRLGERASSALIVAEGLYSIRGDCAPLAEFAAVKREFGACLFVDEAHSLGLYGAHGRGLVEQEGVEADTDFIVGTFSKSLGSIGGFCVSKHPELALFRYASRPYIFTASPCPSVIATTRVALHKLGTRPELRDQVWANAHHLYGALAELGLDLGPHVSPVVGISFRERETAFGCWQGLFNAGVYTNLILPPAAPDGGSLIRCSITAAHTPAHIDAIISAFDGVCRELRVGRYAAS is encoded by the coding sequence ATGGGGTTGCTGGACAAGTTCGAGACCGCGCGCCAAACCCGTGACACGCTGAGTGCGCTGCCGCTCAATCCGACCGACGTCGTGATCGAGGAGGTCGTGAGCGCCACCGAGGCCATCATCCACGGCCGCCGCACCATCATGGCGGGCACCAATAATTATCTTGGCCTGACTTTCGACGCCGACGCGATCGCCGCCGGCCAGGCCGCCCTCGCCGCGTGCGGCACCGGTACCACCGGCTCGCGCATGGCCAACGGCACCTATCGCGATCACCTGCTGCTGGAAGCAGAGCTGGCGGCGTTTTTCGACACGCCTTACGCGATGGTGTTCTCCACCGGTTACTCGGCCAACTTGGGCTCGCTCGCCGCGCTGCTGGCGCCCGGCGATCCGGTGCTGCTCGATTCCGAAGCGCACGCCAGCCTGTTCGACGGCTGCCGTCTGAGCGGTGCGGACATCTTCCGCTTCAAGCACAACGATGCCGACAGCCTCGCCAGCCGCCTGCGTCGCCTGGGCGAGCGCGCGAGCTCGGCCCTGATCGTCGCCGAAGGCCTGTACAGCATCCGCGGCGACTGCGCGCCGCTGGCCGAATTCGCGGCGGTCAAACGCGAGTTCGGCGCTTGCTTGTTCGTCGACGAGGCTCATTCGCTCGGCCTCTACGGCGCCCACGGGCGCGGACTGGTCGAGCAGGAAGGCGTCGAGGCCGACACCGATTTCATCGTCGGCACCTTCAGCAAGAGCCTGGGATCGATCGGCGGTTTCTGCGTCAGCAAACACCCGGAACTGGCGTTGTTTCGCTACGCGAGTCGCCCTTACATTTTCACCGCCTCGCCCTGTCCTTCGGTAATCGCGACCACGCGCGTCGCCTTGCACAAGCTCGGCACGCGGCCCGAACTGCGCGACCAGGTGTGGGCCAATGCCCATCACCTCTATGGCGCCCTGGCCGAACTCGGGCTCGATCTCGGGCCGCATGTCAGCCCGGTGGTGGGCATTTCATTCCGCGAACGGGAAACCGCCTTCGGCTGCTGGCAGGGCTTGTTCAATGCAGGCGTGTACACCAATCTCATCCTGCCGCCGGCGGCGCCCGATGGCGGCAGCCTGATCCGCTGCAGCATCACCGCCGCCCATACGCCGGCCCACATCGACGCCATCATCAGCGCCTTCGACGGCGTGTGCCGCGAACTGCGCGTCGGACGCTACGCGGCGAGCTGA
- a CDS encoding acyl carrier protein encodes MMTEQTVEEQLMGLLAKSLDADTALSPDTNLVGDLGLESIQVIEYLCEVEDHFDLAIDEATLADVQTIADLAGVIKKLQKG; translated from the coding sequence GTGATGACTGAACAGACGGTCGAAGAGCAATTGATGGGCTTGCTTGCAAAGAGCCTGGACGCCGATACGGCGCTGTCTCCCGACACCAACCTGGTGGGCGACCTGGGCCTGGAATCGATTCAAGTCATCGAGTACCTGTGCGAAGTGGAAGACCACTTCGATCTTGCCATCGACGAAGCCACGCTGGCCGACGTGCAGACCATTGCCGATCTCGCCGGCGTCATCAAGAAACTCCAGAAGGGCTGA
- a CDS encoding NAD(P)-dependent oxidoreductase produces MDEDRRLKSPIALSGATGFIGRELQRQLRAAGMPVRALVRPNTRHAAHLLPDVERCLLKLDDERALTMALEDVSVIVYCAGSVRGAGPADFAAANIEGLRHVCRAAARLPSPPHVVLISSLAATRPHLSDYAHSKFEGEQVLRASPLPWTILRPPAVYGPGDQEMLPLFRAIRAGLALIVAPRAQRLSLLHVEDLGRAVLACVTHRDRCTGATFEPDDEQAGGHGWADIIACARGAMPVLQLPVPRAVLDVIARANLVLSRVFRYAPMLTPGKVRELSEPSWLCDNSRLRAVTGWVPEVSLRTGIARLFGQ; encoded by the coding sequence ATGGATGAAGACCGTCGGCTGAAATCGCCCATCGCCCTGAGCGGGGCAACGGGATTCATCGGTCGCGAGCTGCAACGCCAACTACGCGCCGCCGGCATGCCGGTACGCGCGCTGGTCAGACCGAATACACGCCACGCCGCTCACCTGCTGCCGGACGTCGAGCGCTGCCTGCTGAAGCTCGACGACGAGCGCGCCTTGACGATGGCGCTCGAGGACGTCAGCGTCATCGTCTACTGCGCCGGTTCGGTGCGCGGTGCGGGGCCGGCCGACTTTGCCGCCGCCAACATCGAAGGCCTGCGACACGTATGCCGCGCCGCCGCGCGGTTGCCGAGTCCGCCGCACGTCGTCCTGATCTCCTCACTTGCAGCCACCCGTCCGCACCTGTCTGATTACGCACACAGCAAGTTCGAAGGCGAGCAGGTGCTGAGGGCGAGTCCATTGCCCTGGACAATTCTGCGCCCGCCGGCGGTGTATGGCCCGGGCGATCAGGAAATGCTGCCGCTGTTTCGCGCCATTCGGGCCGGTCTCGCGCTGATCGTCGCACCGCGTGCGCAGCGCCTGTCACTATTGCACGTGGAAGACCTGGGGCGCGCGGTGTTGGCGTGCGTTACTCACCGCGATCGCTGCACCGGCGCGACGTTCGAACCGGACGACGAACAGGCCGGCGGTCATGGCTGGGCGGACATCATCGCCTGTGCGCGGGGTGCGATGCCGGTGCTGCAGTTGCCCGTGCCGCGCGCGGTCTTGGACGTCATCGCGCGCGCGAATCTCGTGCTGTCGCGCGTGTTTCGCTATGCGCCGATGTTGACGCCGGGCAAGGTGCGCGAGCTTTCGGAGCCTAGCTGGCTCTGCGATAATTCGCGCCTGCGCGCGGTTACGGGCTGGGTGCCAGAGGTGTCGTTGCGCACCGGCATCGCGCGTTTGTTTGGCCAATAG
- a CDS encoding fatty acyl-AMP ligase, translating to MKATIINNILPLRNADFATLIDALEYAAQGEAGYNFYDGRGELFAVLSYAELRIQAQALARRLRGLGCKRGARVAIVAETEPMFHRFFFACQYAGYIPVALPAGFQLGARKAYVEQLERMLDSCGADIAVAPESHVGFLRQAVERLNLVKAGTPDEFDLLPELDCELEPLRADETAYLQYTSGSTRFPRGVEISQHCVMTNLRDIAVHGLKITRQDRMVAWLPLYHDMGLVGFVLLPLGSQLSADYLSPRTFAMRPRLWLKVISQNRGTISSSPPFGYALCAKRLRLTDQDRYDLSSWRVACVGAERIHPEPLRQFAHVLKPAKFDPRAFVACYGMAECALAISFAELDAGISSIKVDKEIMATEGRVEIPSAAKADKPEETLTFVDCGEILPSFEMAIRDDAGNDLPDYQCGRICLRGPSVMQGYFQNPTATAEVLSEDGWLDTGDIGYRVGSHVVVTARRKDVIIVNGRNIWPHDLEYVAESLPGVRFGNVSAFSFADDAGTDQVVIVVESRETNPAKMRSLIDELRSLINTHFGITCHIDLVPPRTLPRTSSGKLSRSKAKQDFLARSQNVIGSAVAGAHG from the coding sequence ATGAAAGCCACGATAATCAACAACATATTGCCGCTGCGCAACGCCGATTTCGCGACCCTGATCGACGCGCTCGAATATGCCGCCCAAGGCGAGGCTGGATACAACTTCTACGATGGACGTGGTGAGCTGTTTGCCGTTCTGAGCTACGCCGAGCTGCGCATCCAGGCCCAAGCCCTGGCGCGCCGTCTGCGCGGCCTGGGCTGCAAGCGCGGCGCGCGCGTCGCCATCGTGGCGGAGACCGAACCGATGTTTCATCGGTTTTTCTTTGCCTGTCAGTACGCCGGCTACATTCCCGTCGCGCTGCCCGCCGGCTTCCAGCTCGGCGCGCGCAAAGCCTATGTCGAACAACTCGAGCGCATGCTCGACAGCTGCGGCGCCGACATCGCCGTCGCCCCCGAATCCCATGTCGGTTTCCTGCGTCAGGCCGTCGAGCGCCTGAACCTGGTCAAGGCCGGCACTCCCGACGAATTCGATCTGCTGCCGGAACTCGACTGCGAACTCGAGCCGCTGCGCGCCGACGAAACTGCCTATTTGCAGTACACCTCGGGCAGCACGCGTTTTCCGCGTGGCGTGGAGATCTCCCAACACTGCGTGATGACCAACCTGCGCGACATCGCCGTGCATGGTCTGAAAATCACCCGTCAGGACCGCATGGTCGCGTGGCTGCCGCTCTACCACGACATGGGCCTGGTGGGCTTCGTGCTGCTGCCGCTCGGCAGCCAGCTGTCGGCCGATTACCTCAGCCCGCGCACCTTCGCCATGCGCCCGCGCCTGTGGCTGAAGGTCATTTCCCAGAACCGCGGCACCATTTCCTCCAGCCCGCCGTTCGGCTACGCCTTGTGCGCCAAGCGTCTGCGCCTGACCGATCAGGACCGCTATGACCTGAGCTCCTGGCGCGTGGCCTGCGTGGGCGCGGAACGTATTCATCCTGAGCCGCTGCGCCAGTTCGCGCACGTGCTCAAACCCGCCAAGTTCGACCCGCGTGCCTTCGTGGCCTGCTACGGCATGGCCGAATGCGCACTTGCCATCAGCTTCGCGGAACTCGATGCCGGCATCAGCTCGATCAAGGTCGACAAGGAAATCATGGCGACCGAAGGTCGCGTCGAGATCCCGTCCGCGGCCAAGGCCGACAAGCCGGAAGAGACCCTGACCTTCGTCGACTGCGGCGAAATCCTGCCCAGTTTCGAAATGGCCATCCGCGACGACGCCGGCAACGACCTGCCAGACTACCAGTGCGGGCGTATCTGCCTGCGCGGCCCGAGCGTCATGCAGGGCTACTTCCAGAACCCGACCGCGACCGCCGAAGTGCTGTCCGAGGACGGTTGGCTGGATACCGGCGACATCGGTTACCGGGTCGGTTCCCACGTGGTGGTGACGGCGCGCCGCAAGGACGTCATCATCGTCAACGGCCGCAACATCTGGCCGCACGACCTCGAGTACGTGGCGGAAAGCCTGCCGGGCGTACGCTTCGGCAATGTCTCGGCGTTCTCCTTCGCCGATGACGCCGGCACCGACCAGGTGGTGATCGTGGTCGAGTCACGCGAAACCAACCCGGCCAAGATGCGCAGCCTGATCGATGAACTGCGCTCGCTGATCAACACCCATTTCGGCATCACCTGCCACATCGACCTCGTGCCGCCGCGCACCCTGCCGCGCACCTCGTCCGGCAAGCTGTCCCGTTCCAAGGCCAAGCAGGATTTCCTGGCGCGCTCGCAGAACGTGATCGGCAGCGCGGTCGCGGGTGCGCATGGATGA
- a CDS encoding DNA polymerase Y family protein — protein MPRLLPSMSPHAAAMPAAMRAVGDVRSAVRTLPASALWLHVHLPQLPLEVLTRGMAQHRACVLVQGEGSRRKVLMANTRAATLGIRAGMPLGAAHALGDIVELERNARAEQQALENLGVWAMHMTPLVSLAPPDGVLLEVRGSLGLFHGLDGLLARLRQGLKQLGYRAQYAVAPTPLAATLLARGSNRTVVQDEHELGRHLGGLPLEVLRLSPAEQEALQSIGVRTLGECRRLSRADLARRLSPALLDTFDRLYGQARDPRVAMPAPEVFDAAVELPWEVRNAQALVTAGERLLLQLQGYLRARTAMTRRLRWRLANGARDEERFDIHLTQPTRDHDHMLLLLRETLMRMTLKAPVTAMELKVDELVSGNPTIGADLFGVRHHAQGEAYANFIDRLRSRCGSEALRAMELQPDHRPEAAWRWRESDEPVRRGGTKTLFSDGLNTRPVWLVREPVTLSTQHGIPQFDGPLRLVPARERIDTGWWDERGLARDYFIARTTRGSRLWVYKELDGEQRWRLHGVFE, from the coding sequence ATGCCCCGTTTATTGCCCTCCATGTCCCCCCATGCCGCCGCCATGCCGGCCGCGATGCGCGCGGTCGGCGACGTTCGTTCGGCCGTCAGGACACTGCCCGCGAGCGCGCTGTGGCTGCATGTCCATCTGCCGCAACTGCCACTCGAAGTGCTGACGCGCGGCATGGCCCAGCATCGGGCCTGCGTGCTGGTGCAGGGGGAGGGCAGTCGTCGCAAGGTGCTGATGGCCAATACGCGGGCCGCCACCCTGGGTATCCGTGCCGGCATGCCCTTGGGCGCCGCCCATGCCTTGGGCGATATCGTCGAACTCGAGCGCAATGCACGGGCCGAGCAGCAGGCTCTCGAGAATCTCGGGGTGTGGGCGATGCACATGACGCCGCTGGTGAGCCTGGCGCCGCCCGATGGCGTGCTGCTCGAAGTGCGCGGCAGCCTGGGCCTGTTTCATGGCCTCGACGGTTTGCTGGCGCGTTTGCGTCAAGGCCTCAAGCAGTTGGGTTATCGCGCGCAGTACGCGGTGGCGCCGACGCCGCTGGCGGCCACCTTGCTGGCGCGCGGTTCCAATCGCACCGTGGTGCAGGATGAACATGAGTTGGGGCGCCATCTCGGCGGCTTGCCGCTGGAGGTGTTGCGCCTGTCACCCGCCGAACAGGAAGCCCTGCAGAGTATCGGCGTACGTACCCTCGGCGAATGCCGACGCCTGTCGCGCGCCGATCTGGCGCGACGTTTGTCGCCCGCCCTGCTCGATACTTTTGACCGCCTGTATGGGCAGGCCCGCGACCCGCGCGTGGCCATGCCTGCCCCGGAAGTGTTCGACGCCGCGGTCGAACTGCCCTGGGAAGTACGCAATGCCCAGGCGCTGGTGACCGCCGGTGAGCGACTGCTGCTGCAGTTGCAGGGCTATCTGCGCGCCCGTACCGCCATGACCCGCCGCCTGCGCTGGCGACTCGCCAATGGCGCGCGCGACGAGGAACGCTTCGATATCCATCTCACCCAGCCGACGCGTGATCACGATCACATGCTGCTGCTGCTGCGCGAGACGCTCATGCGCATGACGCTCAAGGCACCGGTAACCGCAATGGAATTGAAAGTGGACGAACTGGTGTCGGGCAACCCGACCATCGGTGCGGACCTGTTTGGCGTCCGGCATCACGCGCAGGGCGAGGCTTACGCCAATTTCATCGATCGGCTGCGCTCCCGCTGCGGTTCGGAGGCGTTGCGGGCCATGGAACTGCAGCCGGACCATCGTCCCGAGGCCGCCTGGCGTTGGCGCGAAAGCGATGAGCCGGTACGCAGGGGCGGCACCAAAACTCTTTTTTCCGACGGATTGAACACACGCCCCGTGTGGTTGGTCAGAGAGCCCGTCACCTTGTCCACCCAGCATGGCATACCTCAATTCGACGGTCCTTTGCGTTTGGTTCCCGCCCGTGAGCGCATCGATACCGGATGGTGGGATGAACGTGGGCTGGCGCGTGACTACTTCATTGCCAGGACCACCCGGGGCAGCCGTCTGTGGGTCTATAAGGAGCTCGATGGGGAACAGCGTTGGCGCTTGCACGGCGTATTTGAGTGA